In a single window of the Diospyros lotus cultivar Yz01 chromosome 10, ASM1463336v1, whole genome shotgun sequence genome:
- the LOC127811233 gene encoding uncharacterized protein LOC127811233, protein MATRRNPSRAAGTHPVPDQSQNHPPESGPVGGHPPNPSPPQDRVAQLEGQVQHLTELLNTFLAQQQPPEMRPVEHSNHDSRHQGDRHSSHREFRGGESPRAGKESHRDERRSGPSRRSEYEKLGSEEEEESSGPDYARAGGAQRERRLRHLEREVAELRRREEEPHDIVSNQPLSREIMAITPSERLRIPAIKPYGGTTDPADHLNLFASHMMVQAAPDAMWCRVFPATLEGHARSWYSSLAHRSIANFGQLRNRFLAHFAPLRRHRRSTMTLVNLKQNQGESLTDFVARFNMEALSIENLDQSIAMVAFQNALRVGPFTQSLAKRPPQTFTEILSRATKYINAEEVMRVKKSEYSDKKEKRSQNREQRPEDKSGRRGERSGSRWSPVRFTLLNTPRAEILATIENKDYLKKPRPMKAPGNKRSKDKYCRFHRDHGHDTEECHQLKEEIQELINRGFLRRFVAKDTEPQRGERRGSGSPHRRRGRSQERRRTRTPPRRQNHQGDGSPPQQLIFHTLAAGVVPGKELGESSDLHRRPGVKRARPGDVISFTDEDLPGYPVSNDPLVITAKLGKWELRRILVDPGSSSEVLYRRAFLGMGYKMEQLKPARVPLIGFDGEVVYADGVFQLLLTLGKGSRFAQVMLDILVADVPSAYNMILGRSGLNALRAVPSTYHMVLKFPTAAGVGEVRGDLRSARECYMASISTAKGVVHEQLEPQEDSRRRRSPTVGGGRDFPSRHCQFFTRRSRRPKDC, encoded by the coding sequence ATGGCGACAAGAAGAAATCCATCACGAGCTGCTGGGACCCACCCCGTCCCAGATCAGAGTCAAAACCACCCACCTGAGAGCGGCCCCGTAGGGGGTCACCCCCCAAATCCCTCGCCACCTCAGGATCGTGTCGCCCAGCTAGAGGGACAGGTCCAACATCTGACGGAATTGCTCAACACCTTTTTGGCCCAACAGCAGCCCCCGGAGATGAGACCGGTGGAACACTCTAATCATGATAGTCGACATCAGGGGGATCGTCACTCTAGTCATAGAGAATTCCGAGGAGGCGAATCCCCCCGCGCTGGGAAGGAGTCCCATCGGGACGAGAGACGGAGCGGACCCTCTAGGCGAAGCGAGTACGAGAAGCTAGGctcggaggaggaggaggagtcctCTGGTCCCGATTATGCCCGGGCTGGAGGGGCTCAGCGAGAAAGACGTTTGCGGCATTTGGAGAGGGAGGTTGCAGAGTTGAGACGGAGGGAAGAAGAGCCACACGACATTGTTTCTAATCAGCCATTAAGTCGGGAGATCATGGCAATTACCCCATCCGAGCGCCTTCGAATCCCAGCTATTAAGCCATATGGAGGCACAACTGACCCCGCTGATCACTTAAATCTCTTCGCCTCTCACATGATGGTCCAGGCGGCACCTGATGCTATGTGGTGCAGAGTCTTCCCAGCCACTTTGGAAGGACATGCACGGTCCTGGTATTCAAGTCTGGCACATCGGTCGATCGCTAACTTCGGACAGCTTCGGAATAGGTTCTTGGCTCACTTCGCTCCCCTAAGGAGGCACCGGAGGTCTACCATGACCCTCGTGAATCTCAAGCAGAACCAAGGAGAATCGTTAACAGATTTTGTGGCCAGGTTTAATATggaggcattgagcattgagaatCTTGATCAGAGTATCGCTATGGTGGCCTTTCAGAATGCCTTGAGGGTTGGCCCTTTTACCCAGTCACTAGCTAAGAGGCCTCCCCAAACATTCACAGAGATCCTGAGCCGAGCCACCAAGTACATTAATGCCGAGGAGGTGATGCGGGTCAAGAAGAGTGAATACTcagataagaaagagaagagaagtcaGAACCGAGAGCAAAGGCCTGAAGATAAATCGGGCCGACGGGGGGAGAGGTCGGGCTCTCGATGGAGTCCAGTCAGGTTCACCCTACTTAATACTCCTCGGGCTGAGATCCTGGCCACAATCGAGAATaaggattacttgaaaaaaccGAGACCCATGAAAGCCCCGGGTAACAAGCGGAGTAAAGACAAGTATTGTCGATTCCATCGAGATCATGGACATGACACGGAGGAGTGCCATCAACTCAAAGAAGAGATCCAGGAGCTCATCAATCGAGGTTTCCTGAGGAGGTTTGTAGCTAAGGATACAGAACCACAAAGGGGTGAACGAAGGGGATCGGGGAGCCCCCATCGCAGGCGCGGTAGATCTCAGGAACGACGCAGAACCAGAACCCCGCCCCGGAGACAGAATCACCAGGGGGATGGGAGTCCTCCGCAACAGTTGATTTTTCATACTCTAGCGGCTGGGGTGGTGCCAGGCAAAGAGTTGGGGGAGAGTTCTGATCTGCATCGACGTCCGGGAGTCAAAAGGGCTCGACCAGGGGACGTTATCTCCTTTACCGATGAGGACTTGCCCGGATATCCAGTTTCTAATGATCCGCTAGTCATCACAGCAAAATTGGGAAAATGGGAGCTTCGGCGGATTCTCGTGGACCCGGGGAGCTCTTCTGAAGTTTTATATCGGCGAGCCTTTTTAGGTATGGGATACAAAATGGAACAGTTGAAGCCCGCTCGTGTCCCCTTGATTGGATTCGACGGGGAAGTGGTATATGCGGATGGTGTCTTCCAGCTCTTGTTGACCCTTGGAAAGGGTTCTCGGTTTGCCCAGGTCATGTTAGACATTTTGGTAGCGGATGTCCCCTCGGCCTACAATATGATCCTCGGAAGATCGGGGCTAAATGCTCTGCGGGCTGTGCCGAGTACTTATCACATGGTGCTGAAGTTCCCCACTGCGGCGGGGGTTGGAGAAGTCAGAGGAGACCTAAGGTCTGCCCGGGAATGTTACATGGCATCCATCAGCACAGCTAAGGGTGTTGTGCATGAGCAGTTAGAGCCGCAAGAGGATTCAAGACGGAGACGGAGCCCTACTGTGGGGGGGGGTCGGGATTTCCCCTCCCGCCATTGTCAGTTTTTTACTAGAAGGTCCAGAAGACCCAAAGACTGCTGA